Proteins encoded together in one Erinaceus europaeus chromosome 11, mEriEur2.1, whole genome shotgun sequence window:
- the LOC103121074 gene encoding histone H3: protein MARTKQTARKSTGGKAPRKQLATKAARKSAPATGGVKKPHRYRPGTVALREIRRYQKSTELLIRKLPFQRLVREIAQDFKTDLRFQSSAVMALQEASEAYLVGLFEDTNLCAIHAKRVTIMPKDIQLARRIRGERA, encoded by the coding sequence ATGGCCCGCACGAAGCAGACCGCTCGCAAGTCGACCGGTGGCAAGGCCCCGCGAAAGCAGCTTGCCACCAAGGCGGCCCGCAAGAGCGCGCCGGCCACGGGCGGCGTGAAGAAGCCTCACCGCTACCGGCCCGGCACCGTGGCCCTGCGCGAGATCCGCCGCTACCAGAAGTCCACCGAGCTGCTGATCCGCAAGCTGCCGTTCCAGCGGCTGGTGCGCGAGATCGCACAGGACTTCAAAACCGACCTGCGTTTCCAGAGCTCGGCGGTGATGGCGCTGCAGGAGGCGAGCGAAGCCTACCTGGTGGGGCTGTTCGAGGACACCAACCTGTGCGCCATCCACGCCAAGCGCGTCACCATCATGCCCAAGGACATCCAGCTGGCCCGCCGCATCCGCGGGGAGCGAGCTTAA
- the LOC103121091 gene encoding histone H2A type 2-A, with protein sequence MSGRGKQGGKARAKAKSRSSRAGLQFPVGRVHRLLRKGNYAERVGAGAPVYMAAVLEYLTAEILELAGNAARDNKKTRIIPRHLQLAIRNDEELNKLLGKVTIAQGGVLPNIQAVLLPKKTESHHKAKGK encoded by the coding sequence ATGTCTGGGCGTGGCAAACAGGGAGGTAAGGCTCGCGCTAAAGCCAAGTCCCGGTCGTCCCGCGCCGGCCTGCAGTTTCCGGTTGGTCGGGTACACCGCCTGCTGCGCAAAGGCAACTATGCCGAACGGGTCGGGGCCGGCGCGCCGGTCTACATGGCTGCGGTGCTGGAGTACCTAACGGCTGAGATCTTGGAGCTGGCGGGCAACGCCGCCCGCGACAACAAGAAGACGCGTATCATCCCTCGCCACCTGCAACTGGCCATCCGCAACGACGAGGAGCTGAACAAACTGCTGGGCAAAGTCACCATCGCCCAGGGCGGCGTCCTGCCCAACATCCAGGCGGTGCTGCTGCCCAAGAAGACGGAAAGTCACCATAAGGCGAAGGGCAAGTAA
- the LOC103121073 gene encoding histone H2B type 1-C/E/F/G/I, protein MPEPAKSAPAPKKGSKKAVTKAQKKDGKKRKRSRKESYSVYVYKVLKQVHPDTGISSKAMGIMNSFVNDIFERIAGEASRLAHYNKRSTITSREIQTAVRLLLPGELAKHAVSEGTKAVTKYTSSK, encoded by the coding sequence ATGCCAGAGCCGGCCAAGTCTGCTCCTGCGCCCAAGAAAGGCTCCAAGAAAGCCGTCACCAAAGCCCAGAAGAAGGACGGGAAGAAACGCAAGCGCAGCCGCAAGGAGAGCTACTCCGTGTACGTGTACAAGGTCCTGAAGCAGGTGCACCCCGACACCGGCATCTCCTCCAAGGCCATGGGTATCATGAACTCGTTCGTGAACGACATCTTCGAGCGCATCGCCGGCGAGGCGTCCCGTCTGGCGCATTACAACAAGCGCTCCACCATCACCTCCCGGGAGATCCAGACGGCCGTGCGCCTGCTGCTGCCCGGGGAGCTGGCCAAGCACGCCGTGTCCGAGGGCACCAAAGCCGTCACCAAGTACACCAGCTCCAAGTGA